A genomic window from Pelagicoccus albus includes:
- a CDS encoding DNA cytosine methyltransferase translates to MSFRFIDLFAGIGGFRIGLERLGGECVFSSEIDKHAAATYARNFGHAPAGDITKIGAEEVPDHDLLCGGFPCQPFSVSGKRLGFEDARGTLFFEVMRLVSAKKPKAVFLENVANYVKHQNGETLRRTIDMLESAGYVAKWAVLNASDHGVPQARKRLYIVGIRNDLDGGKVFAFPEPTSAVVKLKDILLPTDSTNAQRILRDDITITKPDVSEISVRGPNKPIQIGYINKGGQGERIYSVEGHAITLSAHGGGAAAKTGAYLVDGVVRKLHPLECRRLMGFPDTYQIDPRSQQAYKQFGNAVVADVIEAVGKKLVPILTA, encoded by the coding sequence ATGTCGTTTCGCTTTATCGACTTGTTTGCCGGTATCGGCGGGTTTCGCATTGGCTTGGAAAGGCTCGGAGGGGAATGCGTATTCAGCAGCGAAATCGATAAGCACGCAGCAGCCACCTATGCTCGTAATTTTGGGCACGCTCCTGCAGGAGACATTACCAAGATCGGTGCGGAAGAAGTGCCTGACCATGATCTGCTCTGCGGAGGGTTTCCATGTCAGCCATTCTCGGTGAGCGGCAAGCGGCTTGGATTCGAGGATGCCCGAGGGACATTGTTTTTCGAAGTAATGCGGCTCGTCTCCGCCAAAAAGCCTAAAGCGGTTTTTTTGGAGAATGTCGCCAATTACGTTAAACACCAAAATGGCGAAACACTCCGGCGAACCATCGATATGCTGGAGTCCGCTGGATATGTAGCCAAGTGGGCGGTTCTCAATGCATCGGACCACGGTGTCCCCCAAGCCCGAAAGCGTCTGTATATAGTTGGCATTCGAAATGACTTGGATGGCGGGAAGGTATTTGCGTTTCCGGAACCGACCTCGGCGGTGGTCAAGCTCAAGGATATCCTCTTGCCTACGGATTCTACAAATGCGCAGCGCATTCTTAGAGACGATATAACCATAACGAAGCCTGACGTTTCGGAAATATCGGTCCGTGGTCCAAACAAGCCGATTCAGATCGGCTACATAAACAAAGGCGGGCAGGGAGAACGAATCTACTCTGTCGAGGGGCACGCTATAACGCTATCCGCTCATGGTGGAGGGGCTGCTGCCAAGACTGGAGCTTACCTTGTGGACGGAGTCGTAAGAAAGTTGCATCCCCTAGAGTGCCGCAGACTAATGGGGTTCCCCGACACTTATCAGATCGATCCCCGTTCCCAGCAGGCTTACAAGCAGTTTGGCAATGCAGTAGTGGCTGATGTTATTGAGGCCGTTGGTAAAAAACTAGTGCCGATTTTGACTGCATAG
- a CDS encoding VPDSG-CTERM sorting domain-containing protein, whose product MKTSLKSFLGMVAAAAVCTVGSAITLDSATFRDVDLLDLTLTKYQSTAAGEFDITTADAADGWRDIAVDSSDLSSYTITDAMVGFVFLETGPTSQQILQRVVFNIGDYFSSTATASVGDPAYSSMDVSLAGGLASLILDVATDGKVSWSVSLSPSDIAEGNSLKLWSGYLAAEAEPTAVPDSGSAAGLLGLAIFGLFVTFKRGRRK is encoded by the coding sequence ATGAAGACATCTCTTAAATCTTTCCTAGGTATGGTTGCCGCAGCCGCGGTTTGCACCGTCGGCTCAGCCATCACATTGGACTCAGCTACATTCCGCGACGTCGATCTACTCGACCTCACTCTTACCAAGTATCAGTCTACTGCGGCTGGTGAATTCGATATCACCACTGCGGACGCAGCTGACGGGTGGAGAGACATCGCAGTCGATTCGTCAGACCTCAGCAGCTACACGATCACTGACGCTATGGTCGGTTTTGTGTTTCTCGAAACGGGTCCTACCTCCCAGCAAATCCTCCAACGCGTCGTATTCAACATCGGTGATTATTTCAGCAGCACCGCAACCGCATCAGTCGGTGACCCAGCTTACAGCTCAATGGACGTGAGCCTGGCTGGAGGTTTGGCTAGTTTGATCCTTGATGTTGCAACAGACGGCAAGGTGAGCTGGTCAGTGAGCCTCTCGCCATCTGATATCGCGGAGGGCAACTCGCTCAAGCTTTGGTCTGGCTACCTCGCGGCAGAAGCTGAGCCAACCGCAGTTCCTGACTCAGGATCTGCTGCAGGTCTCCTTGGTCTAGCGATTTTCGGTCTTTTCGTGACCTTTAAGCGCGGCCGCCGCAAGTAA